From a region of the Salinispira pacifica genome:
- a CDS encoding flagellar hook-length control protein FliK, whose amino-acid sequence MAASRNSDKHTEGQTRLKNPSGAGTGEAGKTQTVQSSILSQSMDRISGRGGQNGSSGTLSQGADAGDSKVLSSMVQQARDTAGGTFQGNTGDGGAGDGAKQGGTFSNSMFAQSSVQPGTSVSSSSDFQVFLGPEALARGAEGLQQGQGGRNSAAGAGGRQTMSSSEMMNQFKEQFRGQLGSDVVRQARYIFKGQNSGEISMVLKPEKLGRVRIKVNLQDNSVAGKIFVENKDVEAAFNEMLDDLKEMFQEQGFDDLSVDVQLENGSGEDTAQPFRMADDNGLSGTGEQAGSFENQIAQARSYLREYESLDILA is encoded by the coding sequence GTGGCCGCAAGCAGAAATTCGGACAAACATACCGAAGGTCAAACCAGGCTGAAAAACCCATCTGGAGCCGGGACCGGTGAAGCAGGAAAAACCCAGACGGTACAGTCCTCCATTCTCAGCCAAAGCATGGATCGGATATCCGGCAGAGGCGGTCAAAACGGCTCATCGGGTACACTTTCCCAGGGGGCGGACGCCGGGGATTCCAAAGTTCTCTCTTCCATGGTTCAGCAGGCCCGTGATACTGCGGGCGGGACGTTTCAGGGAAACACGGGAGACGGCGGAGCCGGTGACGGTGCCAAACAGGGCGGAACATTTTCCAACAGCATGTTCGCTCAGTCCTCGGTTCAGCCCGGGACATCTGTGAGCAGCAGCTCCGATTTTCAGGTTTTTCTCGGACCCGAGGCGCTGGCCAGGGGCGCAGAAGGCCTGCAGCAGGGGCAGGGCGGCCGGAATTCGGCGGCAGGAGCCGGAGGTCGTCAGACCATGAGCTCTTCGGAAATGATGAACCAGTTCAAGGAACAGTTCCGGGGCCAGCTGGGCAGCGATGTGGTGCGTCAGGCCCGGTACATCTTCAAGGGGCAGAACTCCGGCGAGATCAGCATGGTGCTCAAACCCGAAAAACTCGGAAGAGTACGGATTAAGGTGAATCTCCAAGATAACTCTGTAGCCGGAAAAATATTTGTCGAAAATAAGGATGTGGAAGCGGCCTTCAATGAAATGCTTGATGATTTGAAGGAAATGTTCCAGGAACAGGGGTTTGATGACCTGAGTGTAGATGTTCAGCTGGAAAACGGCAGCGGGGAAGATACCGCCCAGCCGTTCCGGATGGCCGATGACAACGGTCTGTCGGGGACGGGTGAACAGGCCGGCAGCTTTGAAAACCAGATAGCACAGGCCCGGAGCTATCTCCGGGAGTATGAATCGCTTGATATATTGGCCTGA
- the flgD gene encoding flagellar hook assembly protein FlgD, translated as MMEGISSTAVDTASLRSLNGIDRSRVQLGSEADGNQLSFENLLSSGEQARVEEQVLNVNRGIQIDGRQIKQSMDKDDYLTLLIAQLKNQDPTKPMEDREFIAQMAQFSSLEQMTNMSKGFETLASQLSAGQASSMLGKEVDVVLDGNVISGKVQEITRGEYPQVRVDGTYYDLSDVSRIREGSAAAAASAYAAQSKQD; from the coding sequence ATGATGGAAGGTATCAGTTCAACAGCAGTGGACACCGCCAGCCTGCGCAGCCTGAACGGGATTGACAGATCCAGAGTACAGCTGGGCAGTGAGGCAGACGGAAATCAGCTGAGCTTTGAAAACCTTTTAAGCAGCGGAGAGCAGGCGCGGGTTGAAGAACAGGTGCTGAACGTGAACCGGGGTATCCAGATCGACGGACGGCAGATTAAACAGTCCATGGACAAGGATGATTATCTGACTCTGTTAATTGCCCAGCTGAAGAACCAGGATCCCACCAAACCCATGGAAGACCGGGAATTTATCGCCCAGATGGCGCAGTTTTCCAGTCTGGAACAGATGACCAATATGAGTAAGGGCTTTGAAACCCTTGCATCCCAGCTTTCGGCAGGTCAGGCGTCTTCCATGCTGGGTAAGGAAGTGGATGTGGTGCTGGACGGCAATGTTATTTCCGGAAAGGTTCAGGAGATAACCCGAGGTGAGTATCCCCAGGTGCGTGTGGACGGAACCTATTACGATCTTTCCGATGTCAGCCGGATACGGGAAGGAAGCGCAGCAGCTGCGGCATCGGCTTACGCCGCACAGAGCAAACAGGACTAA
- the flgE gene encoding flagellar hook protein FlgE gives MMRSLYAGVSGLQNHQIRMDVIGNNVSNVNTTGFKKGRVNFQDLLSQNQQGAARPNERVGGVNPKQVGLGVNVASIDTIFTQGSLQTTGVKTDVAVQGEGFFVLREGDQDFYSRAGAFSLDAEGMLVNPSNGMRVQGWTAETVNGVTFIDSSASTDDLRIPIGGKDPARATTLVELASNLNRDTPEIPAGAGPEEIREGTWATSKDVYDPYGRKLTLEVNYTKVVDGTNEWNAEVQLIDPQGNVVIPDIAVNGAANPEGDNTYQLQFDNFGILESVTSPGGGVDDTGDLNVDISFLVPDSELPEDVENIDPAFVGEGVAGDPITQTFSIDLGEVGSTENSSTQFAAASSNKIFRQDGYGMGYLQDFRIDQSGTITGIYDNGTNRPIGQIALATFVNPGGLEKAGENNYRVSINSGDADVGPVGTSGRGKIIAGALEMSNVDLAEQFTDMIVTQRGFQANSRTITTSDQMLQELLSLKR, from the coding sequence ATGATGCGATCACTATATGCAGGAGTTTCAGGACTTCAGAATCACCAGATCCGGATGGACGTAATCGGAAATAATGTATCCAACGTGAACACCACGGGATTTAAGAAGGGACGGGTGAACTTCCAGGACCTTCTTTCCCAGAACCAGCAGGGTGCGGCACGGCCTAATGAACGGGTGGGGGGAGTGAACCCCAAACAGGTTGGACTGGGTGTGAATGTGGCATCCATCGATACCATCTTCACCCAGGGATCTCTCCAGACCACCGGGGTGAAGACCGATGTGGCAGTTCAGGGAGAAGGGTTTTTTGTTCTCCGGGAAGGAGATCAGGATTTTTACAGCCGGGCAGGTGCATTTTCCCTGGATGCAGAGGGAATGCTGGTGAATCCGTCGAACGGTATGCGGGTTCAGGGCTGGACCGCGGAGACGGTGAACGGAGTTACATTCATCGATTCATCCGCTTCAACAGACGATCTGCGGATTCCCATCGGCGGCAAGGACCCCGCGCGGGCCACAACCCTGGTGGAGCTTGCTTCAAACCTGAACCGGGACACCCCGGAAATACCTGCGGGTGCAGGTCCTGAAGAGATCCGGGAGGGTACATGGGCCACCAGCAAGGATGTGTACGACCCCTACGGCCGGAAGCTTACCCTCGAAGTGAACTACACCAAGGTTGTGGACGGAACCAATGAATGGAATGCTGAAGTTCAGCTCATTGATCCCCAGGGAAATGTGGTAATACCGGATATCGCGGTAAACGGTGCCGCCAACCCCGAAGGGGACAACACCTATCAGCTGCAGTTCGATAACTTCGGAATTCTGGAAAGTGTCACCAGCCCCGGGGGCGGAGTGGACGATACCGGCGATTTGAATGTGGATATCAGCTTTCTGGTGCCCGATTCTGAATTGCCCGAAGATGTGGAAAACATCGACCCTGCATTTGTGGGCGAAGGTGTGGCGGGAGATCCCATTACACAAACCTTCAGCATAGATCTGGGAGAAGTGGGGAGCACGGAAAACTCATCCACCCAGTTTGCGGCGGCAAGTTCCAACAAGATATTCCGCCAGGACGGATACGGGATGGGATATCTTCAGGATTTCCGGATCGACCAGAGCGGAACCATTACCGGTATTTACGATAACGGTACCAACCGGCCCATCGGTCAGATTGCCCTTGCCACCTTCGTGAACCCCGGCGGGCTTGAAAAGGCCGGAGAGAACAATTACCGGGTGAGCATCAACTCAGGCGATGCGGATGTGGGGCCCGTGGGTACTTCAGGCCGGGGCAAGATCATTGCCGGGGCCCTTGAAATGAGTAATGTTGACCTGGCGGAGCAGTTCACAGATATGATCGTTACCCAGAGGGGATTTCAGGCGAACAGCCGGACCATTACCACCTCCGACCAGATGCTGCAGGAACTCCTTTCACTGAAGCGGTAA
- a CDS encoding flagellar FlbD family protein, protein MIEVTRLDGKVYYVNPHHIEYIECNPDSTLTMLSGKRLVVKESYELLLERIIEYRSRIGAFKNEE, encoded by the coding sequence ATGATTGAAGTGACCCGTCTGGATGGGAAGGTGTACTATGTTAACCCCCATCATATAGAGTATATTGAGTGCAACCCCGATTCGACGCTTACCATGTTATCCGGTAAGCGTTTAGTGGTGAAGGAGAGCTATGAGCTTCTCCTGGAGCGGATTATTGAGTACCGCTCCCGAATCGGGGCGTTCAAGAACGAGGAGTAG
- a CDS encoding motility protein A — MDLGTLIGLGISAGMVVFGIIGGGVGFQYYVDLPSVLIVIGGSLGAVMVSSPMNRIMGIGKYISILLNVPDLREGKLITDLVAFAERARREGLLALEDNLDEVENEFMRKGIQLVVDGTDPEIIKSILYTELNQIQGRHEDGINLFGQWGSLAPAFGMIGTLIGLIAMLANLEDQSGIASGMATALITTMYGSMLANIVLIPFKSKLEDRDKYETRSKEIVIEGILSIQSGDNPRILLEKLLSFLPPPEREPIRAESNQ, encoded by the coding sequence ATGGATTTAGGTACCCTGATCGGACTCGGCATCTCCGCAGGCATGGTAGTTTTCGGAATTATCGGCGGCGGTGTGGGGTTTCAGTATTATGTTGATTTACCCTCGGTTCTCATTGTTATCGGAGGTTCGCTGGGGGCGGTAATGGTTTCAAGCCCCATGAACCGGATAATGGGTATCGGGAAATATATCAGTATTCTCCTGAATGTACCCGATCTGAGGGAAGGTAAACTGATTACCGATCTGGTGGCCTTTGCAGAGCGGGCGCGGAGAGAAGGGCTTCTGGCTCTGGAAGATAATCTTGACGAAGTTGAAAACGAGTTTATGCGCAAGGGAATCCAGCTGGTGGTGGACGGTACCGACCCGGAAATCATCAAAAGCATTCTCTACACGGAACTGAACCAGATCCAGGGAAGGCACGAAGACGGAATCAATCTTTTCGGGCAATGGGGCTCTCTGGCTCCGGCCTTCGGTATGATCGGTACCCTCATCGGACTGATTGCCATGCTTGCGAACCTTGAGGATCAGTCGGGAATTGCTTCTGGTATGGCCACAGCCTTGATCACCACCATGTACGGATCCATGCTCGCCAATATTGTGCTTATCCCGTTTAAGTCCAAACTTGAAGACAGAGATAAATACGAAACACGTTCCAAGGAAATAGTAATAGAAGGAATTTTGTCCATCCAGTCAGGGGATAACCCCCGAATTCTGCTGGAGAAGCTTCTCAGCTTCCTTCCCCCGCCGGAGAGGGAGCCCATCAGAGCGGAATCGAATCAGTAA
- the motB gene encoding flagellar motor protein MotB, translating into MAQEKKCKKCEEGVPEYMLTYGDMVTLLLTFFVLMFTTAEVDGYEFQLILAAFQGLGNFEGGNTLEAGRLAELGNTIESLPSLQSGRALAKARRAAVSLFEPEIRTEQIRVTEDERGLVISLASDAFFDVASAEIRLEDTRDILIRLASLLSEDYLEERYFRVEGHTDSQPTDPDGRWPSNWHLGAARALNTMLILSEFGADETQFQVMSLGEHRPLVENDTPEGRAYNRRVDVIILSEGNL; encoded by the coding sequence ATGGCCCAGGAAAAGAAATGTAAAAAATGTGAAGAAGGGGTGCCTGAATACATGCTCACCTATGGTGACATGGTAACCCTTCTGCTTACGTTTTTCGTTCTCATGTTCACCACCGCAGAGGTGGACGGCTATGAATTTCAGCTGATTCTGGCAGCCTTTCAGGGACTTGGAAATTTCGAGGGGGGCAACACTCTTGAAGCCGGTCGGCTGGCCGAGCTGGGAAACACCATCGAGTCTCTTCCGTCCCTTCAATCGGGACGTGCTCTGGCAAAAGCCAGGCGCGCTGCGGTGAGTCTTTTTGAACCGGAAATTCGAACCGAACAGATTCGGGTGACGGAGGATGAGCGGGGGCTGGTTATTTCCCTTGCCTCCGACGCCTTTTTCGATGTTGCCAGCGCAGAAATCCGTCTTGAAGACACCAGGGATATTCTCATCCGCCTGGCCAGTCTCCTCTCCGAAGATTATCTGGAAGAACGCTATTTCCGGGTGGAGGGGCATACCGACAGCCAGCCCACTGATCCCGACGGCCGATGGCCTTCCAACTGGCATCTGGGCGCGGCCAGAGCCCTGAATACCATGCTGATACTCTCGGAATTCGGAGCGGATGAAACCCAGTTTCAGGTGATGAGTCTGGGCGAACACCGCCCTCTTGTGGAAAACGATACTCCCGAGGGGCGGGCGTACAACCGCCGGGTGGATGTTATCATTCTCTCGGAGGGCAATCTCTAA
- a CDS encoding flagellar basal body-associated FliL family protein — translation MGDDFLDGDDDVVAADDGGSEGGGGQKVGFLPAIVIQILKWAAIIVGAIIFIVTVVVVTLNIMGANQPGQDRVERSESYEGPPPVYSWFAEIPELRGVTSDQVSRTFVVEIRLGYEKDNAAISNSIINQQIPLTDMLNTWFASRSASYLIDIDNRDEIRSQLLAEIQKIVPEVERVAFTKYQILDF, via the coding sequence ATGGGCGATGATTTTCTCGATGGCGATGATGATGTAGTTGCTGCCGATGACGGCGGTTCCGAAGGAGGGGGAGGGCAAAAAGTCGGCTTTCTTCCCGCCATTGTTATTCAAATACTGAAATGGGCGGCCATCATTGTGGGTGCCATTATCTTCATTGTCACGGTTGTGGTGGTCACCCTGAATATCATGGGCGCAAATCAGCCGGGTCAGGACCGGGTGGAACGCTCGGAGTCTTATGAAGGGCCGCCTCCGGTCTATTCCTGGTTCGCGGAAATTCCCGAGCTCCGGGGCGTAACCAGCGATCAGGTTTCCAGGACCTTTGTGGTGGAAATCCGTCTTGGCTACGAGAAGGACAATGCGGCCATATCCAACTCGATAATCAACCAGCAGATTCCCCTGACGGATATGCTGAATACCTGGTTTGCGTCCCGTTCGGCATCGTATCTCATAGATATTGATAACAGGGACGAGATCAGAAGTCAGCTGCTGGCGGAAATCCAGAAGATAGTTCCGGAAGTTGAACGGGTGGCCTTCACCAAATATCAGATTCTGGACTTCTAG
- the fliM gene encoding flagellar motor switch protein FliM, producing the protein MTEVLSQDEIDQLLTAISSGDIDAADDTTSTQQDTRKIKIYDFKRPDKFSKEQIRTVSIMHETFARLTTTSLSANLRSLVQVHVASVDQLTYEEFVRSIPNPTTLAVINMDPLKGSAILEIDPAITFSIIDRLFGGQGEGTKVTRDLTDIETTVMEGIIVRILGNMREAWSQVIDLRPRLGQIETNPQFAQIVPPTEMVVLVTLETKVGEVEGMMNFCIPYLTIEPIISKLSAQYWYSSVRRGTTTENLQILRERLSAIEVDVVAEIGNMQLTVRDVLSLRSGDVVRLPNVRISDPMALKIGNKPKFMCKPGRNGNKLAVQITKKLEDIDQEEFEELAAEAEEVE; encoded by the coding sequence ATGACTGAAGTATTATCTCAGGACGAGATTGACCAGCTATTGACGGCAATTTCTTCCGGGGATATTGATGCTGCGGACGATACCACCAGTACTCAGCAGGACACCCGGAAGATCAAAATATATGACTTCAAACGTCCTGATAAGTTCTCCAAGGAACAGATCCGTACCGTCTCAATCATGCATGAGACCTTTGCCCGTCTCACCACCACCTCTTTGTCCGCCAATCTCCGGAGTCTGGTGCAGGTTCATGTGGCAAGTGTTGACCAGCTCACCTACGAAGAGTTCGTGCGTTCAATTCCCAACCCCACAACCCTTGCGGTTATTAACATGGATCCCCTGAAGGGTTCCGCAATTCTGGAAATAGATCCGGCCATCACCTTCTCGATAATTGACCGGCTTTTCGGAGGCCAGGGTGAGGGTACCAAGGTTACCCGGGATCTCACCGACATTGAAACCACGGTTATGGAAGGGATTATTGTGCGTATTCTGGGGAATATGCGTGAAGCCTGGAGTCAGGTTATCGACCTTCGCCCCCGTCTGGGGCAGATTGAAACCAATCCCCAGTTTGCACAGATTGTTCCACCCACCGAAATGGTTGTACTGGTAACCCTGGAAACCAAGGTGGGTGAGGTCGAGGGGATGATGAACTTCTGTATTCCCTATTTGACCATCGAGCCGATTATCTCCAAGCTTTCGGCTCAATATTGGTATTCCTCGGTACGCCGGGGTACCACCACCGAAAACCTGCAGATTCTCCGTGAGCGGCTGTCAGCCATTGAGGTGGATGTTGTTGCGGAAATCGGGAATATGCAGCTCACCGTACGGGATGTTCTCTCTTTACGCTCAGGTGATGTGGTGAGATTGCCGAATGTTAGAATAAGCGATCCCATGGCTTTAAAAATCGGGAACAAGCCCAAGTTTATGTGTAAACCCGGGCGCAACGGCAATAAGCTTGCCGTACAGATTACGAAAAAACTGGAAGATATTGATCAAGAGGAATTCGAGGAGCTGGCTGCTGAAGCCGAAGAAGTTGAATAG
- a CDS encoding flagellar biosynthetic protein FliO, whose product MCTAAAGFAQQDTGNEGTGAAVEVPGRVDGRNSSSSDNRASAGEQANTNAGNQAGESAGAESRSTQQNSAEQTDAEISNQNSSNSAERSVDERSLTFDFDDVSPEEEAGSEDLAVFGFWDLLRMVLVLALVVGLIYGLYFILRKSKSSQEENSSFIQVLSNQHLPGGKTLHVIDVGGKVYLLGAGDGGVNLITEINDKETVDEMRLQASRQQLHKGNFSQLLGSFFNTSASAQGVSTASPATQPSNDGGGGDGFDFVRRQRERLKKL is encoded by the coding sequence ATGTGTACGGCTGCTGCGGGATTCGCTCAGCAGGACACCGGTAACGAGGGAACCGGTGCTGCAGTTGAGGTCCCCGGCCGGGTTGACGGAAGAAATTCATCTTCGTCGGACAACCGGGCCTCCGCAGGCGAACAGGCGAACACCAATGCCGGAAATCAGGCAGGGGAGTCCGCTGGTGCAGAGAGCCGGAGTACACAGCAGAACAGCGCCGAACAAACCGACGCAGAAATATCAAATCAAAACTCCAGCAACTCGGCTGAGCGCAGTGTGGACGAACGCAGTCTGACCTTCGATTTCGATGATGTCAGTCCGGAAGAAGAAGCGGGCAGCGAAGATCTTGCCGTCTTCGGATTCTGGGATCTGCTGCGCATGGTCCTTGTTCTTGCTCTGGTGGTAGGCCTTATTTACGGTCTGTACTTCATTCTGCGGAAAAGCAAATCATCCCAGGAAGAAAACAGCAGCTTTATTCAGGTGTTGTCCAATCAGCATCTCCCCGGAGGAAAAACCCTCCATGTCATAGATGTGGGGGGGAAAGTGTATCTTCTGGGAGCCGGAGACGGCGGCGTGAACCTGATCACCGAGATCAACGACAAGGAAACTGTGGACGAAATGAGACTGCAGGCTTCCCGGCAGCAGCTGCATAAGGGCAACTTTTCACAACTTCTTGGAAGTTTTTTCAATACCTCAGCTTCTGCTCAAGGGGTATCAACGGCGTCCCCTGCAACGCAGCCTTCGAATGACGGCGGTGGAGGCGACGGCTTTGACTTTGTCCGCAGACAGCGGGAAAGGCTGAAGAAGCTATGA
- the fliP gene encoding flagellar type III secretion system pore protein FliP (The bacterial flagellar biogenesis protein FliP forms a type III secretion system (T3SS)-type pore required for flagellar assembly.): protein MSVRSLCRPAGLIRLLFVLILLMGVTPAGLSAQQTAPSPEPPSVGNNLIGDIQGGQELLPFVNLSVQQAESGEEVALSLQLLMLLTVLSLAPSIVVMMTSFLRLAIVFDFVKRALSLQQVPPTQILMGIALFLTLFIMWPSINLIYEDAFVPLSEGEINLEQAYGVFEDEMRYFMYRQMQGSPDNIRLFMRMSGLDRPNNLADVPTYVLIPAYILNELTVAFQIGILLFIPFIIIDMVVASTLMSMGMIMLPPVMISLPFKLILFVLVDGWGLLTQQLVASFN from the coding sequence ATGAGTGTACGGAGTCTCTGCCGGCCGGCCGGATTGATCAGGCTGCTGTTTGTCCTGATTCTGCTCATGGGCGTTACTCCGGCCGGATTGAGTGCACAGCAAACCGCTCCCTCACCAGAGCCACCATCGGTGGGCAACAATCTGATCGGTGATATTCAGGGAGGACAGGAGCTGCTGCCCTTTGTGAATCTGTCGGTTCAGCAGGCGGAATCCGGGGAGGAAGTTGCACTTTCTCTCCAGCTGCTCATGCTCCTCACCGTGCTCTCACTGGCACCCTCTATTGTGGTGATGATGACCAGTTTTCTCAGGCTGGCCATCGTCTTCGACTTTGTGAAACGTGCCCTGAGTCTCCAGCAGGTCCCTCCCACACAGATTCTCATGGGAATTGCGTTGTTTCTCACCCTCTTTATCATGTGGCCCAGCATTAATCTGATATATGAAGATGCTTTTGTTCCCCTCTCCGAGGGAGAGATCAATCTTGAGCAGGCCTACGGGGTGTTTGAAGACGAGATGCGCTATTTCATGTATCGCCAGATGCAGGGGAGCCCGGATAATATCCGGCTCTTTATGCGGATGAGCGGCCTGGACAGACCAAACAATCTTGCGGATGTGCCCACCTATGTGCTCATACCCGCATACATACTTAATGAATTGACCGTTGCATTTCAGATCGGAATTCTGCTGTTCATTCCGTTTATTATCATCGATATGGTTGTGGCATCCACCCTCATGTCAATGGGGATGATCATGCTTCCGCCGGTGATGATATCGCTGCCGTTCAAGCTGATACTTTTTGTACTTGTGGACGGCTGGGGGCTGCTTACCCAGCAGCTTGTGGCAAGTTTCAATTAA
- the fliQ gene encoding flagellar biosynthesis protein FliQ, translating to MDMGTAMGLMRSAIFQILVLSAPLLLVGLVVGLIISIFQATTSIQEQTLTFVPKIAAILITLMFLGPWMMAMLVNFTTGIFNQISVIGG from the coding sequence ATGGACATGGGAACCGCCATGGGACTGATGCGCTCGGCTATCTTCCAGATACTGGTACTCAGTGCGCCGCTGCTGCTGGTGGGACTGGTTGTGGGTCTGATTATATCAATATTTCAGGCAACCACATCCATACAGGAACAGACCCTCACCTTCGTGCCCAAAATTGCGGCGATTCTCATAACCCTGATGTTTCTCGGTCCCTGGATGATGGCCATGCTTGTGAATTTTACCACCGGCATTTTTAATCAGATTTCCGTAATTGGAGGGTAG
- a CDS encoding flagellar biosynthetic protein FliR has protein sequence MFWNELGPQAAVFFLIFARVFALLSVAPLFSSSSLPGMARVGLTLLTSVLILPWINVAEITSLQQEVVDFSAMGLPAADAAVADFGLKYVFLLIGEAFIGILQGFILNLITMAFQSAGQFFTMQMGFGASAVFDPMAQEQIPLMGQFFNLVAMLVFLIINGFQKLFFTGILVSFQAVRAADLIRAQGVFMEVFIGSMAVLFRQAMSMAFPIFGTLFLVQVTMGLLAKAAPQMNLLMLGFPLAILVTFTILLFVIPVLMNTFGAVFDNGFNVIESLLMQLRGSPI, from the coding sequence GTGTTCTGGAATGAGCTCGGGCCCCAGGCAGCAGTATTTTTCCTCATTTTTGCACGGGTGTTTGCACTTCTGTCTGTTGCGCCTCTGTTCTCATCCTCAAGCCTTCCGGGGATGGCCCGGGTGGGGCTGACCCTTCTCACCTCTGTTTTGATCCTGCCGTGGATCAATGTTGCGGAGATTACCAGTCTTCAGCAGGAAGTTGTTGATTTTTCCGCCATGGGACTTCCCGCTGCGGATGCCGCAGTGGCGGATTTTGGGTTGAAGTACGTGTTTCTGCTTATAGGTGAAGCGTTTATCGGAATTCTTCAGGGATTCATTCTGAATCTCATTACCATGGCATTTCAGAGTGCAGGGCAGTTTTTCACCATGCAGATGGGTTTCGGGGCTTCGGCGGTGTTTGACCCCATGGCCCAGGAGCAGATCCCCCTTATGGGACAGTTTTTCAATCTGGTGGCCATGCTGGTGTTTCTGATTATCAACGGCTTTCAGAAGCTGTTTTTTACCGGAATTCTGGTGAGCTTTCAGGCGGTCCGGGCTGCCGATTTGATCCGCGCCCAGGGCGTATTCATGGAAGTGTTTATCGGCAGCATGGCGGTATTGTTCCGCCAGGCCATGTCTATGGCATTCCCCATATTCGGTACGCTGTTCCTGGTTCAGGTTACCATGGGGCTGCTTGCAAAAGCCGCACCTCAGATGAACCTTCTCATGCTGGGCTTTCCCCTGGCAATACTGGTTACGTTTACCATTCTGCTTTTTGTAATTCCCGTGCTCATGAATACCTTCGGTGCCGTGTTTGATAACGGGTTCAATGTGATAGAGAGTCTGCTCATGCAGCTGCGGGGGAGTCCGATATGA
- the flhB gene encoding flagellar biosynthesis protein FlhB — MIDHQRVDMIRFTNLPDFQNRPVFERMTLQWFAAEDEGRTEEPTEQKIRKAREDGKVAKSQDVSSTIVLLGSIAVLAFFGRGMFNTMQDMVKYYLGFVANPPVEGSGVLFRAFFSFFLRLTLPVAITAFVMAILGNLIQVGFLFTTKPLKPDFKKIAPNFPKYFKRTLLSTEALFNLSKSIVKVVIVVSISFFNVFIRLEEITGLVRRPFMEGVFLVADIAFLIILEAAIVMLIFSLIDYWFQRKQHRESLKMTKQEVKEERKNFEGDPQVKARLKERMREILQSNMMRKVPEADVVVTNPTHFAVALEYQKESMNAPMVTAKGQDHIAQRMKAIAAEHQVPVMENKPLARALYADVEIGDQIPAQHYQAVAELLKMVYRMNNQKEAG, encoded by the coding sequence ATGATTGATCATCAGCGTGTTGATATGATCCGGTTCACCAACCTCCCCGATTTTCAGAACCGGCCGGTGTTTGAGCGTATGACCCTCCAGTGGTTCGCCGCTGAGGATGAGGGCCGTACCGAAGAGCCGACTGAACAGAAGATCCGTAAAGCCCGGGAAGACGGGAAGGTCGCCAAAAGTCAGGATGTAAGCTCCACCATTGTTCTCCTTGGGAGCATTGCGGTTTTGGCATTCTTCGGACGGGGAATGTTCAATACCATGCAGGATATGGTGAAATACTATCTCGGCTTTGTGGCAAATCCTCCGGTGGAGGGGAGCGGGGTTTTATTCCGTGCGTTTTTCTCCTTTTTTCTTCGGCTGACTCTTCCGGTGGCCATTACGGCTTTTGTCATGGCCATTCTGGGTAACCTTATTCAGGTGGGTTTTCTGTTTACCACCAAACCTCTCAAGCCGGACTTTAAAAAGATCGCTCCCAACTTTCCCAAATATTTCAAACGTACGCTGTTGTCAACAGAGGCTCTGTTTAATCTCAGCAAGAGCATTGTGAAAGTTGTAATCGTGGTGAGCATATCCTTTTTCAATGTGTTCATCCGTCTTGAAGAGATTACCGGATTGGTTCGCCGCCCGTTCATGGAAGGTGTGTTCCTGGTGGCGGACATAGCTTTTCTGATTATCCTTGAAGCGGCCATTGTAATGCTCATCTTCAGCCTTATTGATTACTGGTTTCAGAGGAAGCAGCATCGGGAATCCTTGAAAATGACCAAGCAGGAAGTGAAGGAAGAACGGAAAAATTTCGAAGGGGATCCTCAAGTGAAAGCCCGATTGAAGGAGCGAATGAGGGAAATTCTCCAGTCCAATATGATGCGGAAAGTCCCCGAGGCTGACGTGGTGGTCACCAACCCGACCCACTTTGCCGTGGCGCTGGAATATCAAAAAGAAAGCATGAATGCCCCCATGGTTACCGCCAAAGGGCAGGATCATATCGCACAGAGGATGAAGGCCATAGCCGCTGAACACCAGGTGCCTGTGATGGAAAACAAACCCCTTGCCAGGGCACTGTATGCTGATGTGGAGATTGGAGACCAGATCCCCGCCCAGCATTATCAGGCCGTGGCGGAGCTGTTGAAAATGGTATACCGGATGAATAATCAGAAGGAGGCAGGCTGA